A section of the Gammaproteobacteria bacterium genome encodes:
- a CDS encoding response regulator: protein MSEGLTQIRIHMCDDDPDDQLLVSDALEEARLRNPIDFTNNGKELLQYLNREGKFSHLVDQPLPGLILLDLNMPVMDGREVLSKIKQHKEFRSIPIIVLTTSKAEADIARTYDMGVNSFIMKPVSFDRLVEMISSVTDYWFNLVSLPRVK from the coding sequence ATGAGTGAAGGTTTAACCCAGATAAGAATACACATGTGTGACGATGATCCTGATGATCAATTGTTGGTTAGTGATGCGTTAGAAGAAGCTCGCTTACGCAACCCCATTGATTTTACGAACAATGGTAAAGAGCTGTTACAGTATTTAAACCGGGAAGGTAAATTTAGTCATTTAGTTGACCAACCGCTACCTGGATTAATTTTGCTGGATTTGAATATGCCGGTAATGGATGGCCGTGAAGTTTTAAGTAAAATAAAACAACATAAAGAGTTCCGCTCAATACCAATCATTGTGTTAACCACTTCAAAAGCAGAAGCCGACATTGCTCGTACTTATGATATGGGCGTTAATTCTTTTATCATGAAACCTGTATCCTTCGATCGCTTAGTCGAAATGATCAGCTCTGTCACTGATTATTGGTTTAATTTAGTGTCTTTACCTCGAGTAAAGTAA
- a CDS encoding EAL domain-containing protein, whose product MNKYSKFKVLIVEDDEDDYVLLQELLTEAVGEIGAIYWAEDFKSAQKKIANDNFDFYFLDNRLGAELGLELICEIKDKYETAPPIIMLSGVDDYQTDLDAMERGADDYLIKSELTPHLLERTLRYSLKSKDLEAKLAKLAHFDGLTGLYNRSLFNELLIKSIQESERSGQKFALVTLDLDNFKFINDNYGHPAGDQLLTKIARRLKHSIRSSDVVARLGGDEFSLLLKDVHADTDFVMLVEKIMDVFKTPIQVDSKAVSVTTSVGISIYPTDTKNANELIDHSDRAMYQAKAHGRNNYSFYNQQLHQEAIRKHQLGLELHSAIDNDHLLLHYQPIVALNNGEIVSYEALLRWPDSHNGFRNTEEFIEVAEESSLILKIGSWVLKQACWQLNSWAEQGINNRNISINVSANQFNSDDFIELVMQYAQKIPELAQKITFELTERKPLVMSPDTINRLVVLADQGFKFSVDDFGIGHSSISYLRAFPMNSIKIDKSIIQNILISSEDLALCTAIVALGKALNLDVIAEGVETKEIEQVLISLECPYVQGYFYSKPMPL is encoded by the coding sequence ATGAATAAATATTCTAAATTTAAAGTTCTGATTGTTGAAGACGATGAAGATGATTACGTCTTATTGCAGGAATTGTTAACAGAAGCCGTCGGTGAGATTGGTGCTATTTATTGGGCAGAAGATTTTAAGTCTGCTCAAAAAAAGATAGCAAATGATAATTTTGATTTTTATTTCTTGGATAACCGATTAGGGGCCGAATTAGGTTTAGAATTGATTTGTGAGATAAAAGACAAATACGAGACTGCCCCTCCGATTATTATGTTGTCTGGCGTTGATGATTATCAAACCGATCTCGACGCAATGGAGAGAGGTGCTGATGATTATTTAATCAAAAGTGAGTTAACCCCTCATCTCTTAGAAAGGACATTACGCTACTCATTAAAGAGTAAAGATTTAGAAGCTAAACTTGCAAAGCTAGCTCATTTTGATGGCTTGACCGGTTTGTATAATCGTAGCCTTTTTAATGAACTATTGATTAAATCGATTCAAGAAAGTGAACGTTCAGGACAAAAATTTGCGTTAGTTACTTTAGATTTAGATAATTTTAAATTCATTAATGATAACTATGGTCATCCAGCTGGCGATCAGCTACTGACCAAGATTGCACGGCGGTTAAAGCACAGTATCCGCAGTTCAGATGTCGTGGCAAGATTGGGTGGCGATGAGTTTTCATTATTATTAAAAGATGTTCATGCTGACACTGACTTTGTTATGTTAGTCGAAAAAATCATGGATGTTTTTAAAACTCCGATTCAAGTTGACAGCAAAGCCGTGTCAGTCACAACCAGTGTTGGTATTTCAATTTATCCTACCGATACCAAAAATGCTAATGAGTTAATTGATCATAGTGATAGGGCGATGTATCAAGCAAAAGCTCATGGTCGCAATAATTATAGTTTTTATAATCAACAGCTGCACCAAGAAGCAATCCGTAAACACCAATTAGGGTTAGAGTTGCACAGTGCTATCGATAACGACCATTTGCTCTTGCATTATCAGCCTATTGTTGCTTTAAATAATGGCGAAATCGTATCTTATGAAGCGCTACTTAGGTGGCCGGATAGCCACAATGGCTTTCGCAATACTGAAGAGTTTATTGAAGTAGCAGAAGAAAGTAGTTTAATTCTAAAAATAGGATCTTGGGTTTTAAAACAAGCATGCTGGCAGCTGAATTCTTGGGCTGAGCAAGGAATTAACAACCGTAATATTTCTATTAATGTTTCAGCAAATCAATTCAATTCTGATGATTTTATCGAATTGGTGATGCAATATGCGCAAAAAATTCCAGAGTTGGCCCAGAAAATAACCTTTGAATTAACTGAACGAAAGCCGTTAGTTATGTCGCCCGACACAATAAATAGATTAGTCGTATTGGCTGACCAAGGCTTTAAGTTTTCAGTCGATGATTTTGGTATTGGTCATTCTTCTATTTCTTATTTGCGCGCATTCCCGATGAACTCAATCAAAATAGATAAGTCTATTATTCAAAATATATTAATATCGAGTGAGGATCTGGCACTTTGCACCGCCATTGTTGCTCTTGGTAAGGCTTTGAACTTAGATGTTATCGCTGAAGGTGTCGAAACAAAAGAAATTGAACAAGTCTTAATTTCCTTAGAGTGTCCATACGTTCAAGGTTATTTTTACTCCAAACCTATGCCTTTATAG
- a CDS encoding GNAT family N-acetyltransferase, whose amino-acid sequence MNVLVKRATLDDVAGVAELFNSYRIFYKQAENVDLAIHFISERITNNESVIFFAHDDNDNYIGFAQLYPIFSSVSAQRSWVLNDLYVCENHRKLGVAQRLMKVAKELALETNANGISLETAEDNYHAQALYNSLGYKKSGDYHNYFLSLS is encoded by the coding sequence ATGAACGTTTTAGTTAAACGAGCAACACTTGATGATGTTGCCGGTGTTGCTGAATTATTTAATTCATATCGTATTTTTTACAAACAAGCCGAAAATGTAGATTTAGCGATACATTTTATATCTGAGCGTATTACCAATAATGAATCAGTGATATTTTTTGCGCATGACGATAATGATAATTACATCGGGTTTGCGCAACTTTATCCGATATTTTCGTCGGTATCAGCCCAACGTAGTTGGGTGTTAAATGATTTATATGTGTGTGAAAACCATAGAAAGCTCGGTGTGGCTCAACGATTAATGAAAGTTGCAAAAGAATTAGCGTTAGAGACCAATGCGAATGGTATATCGCTTGAAACAGCAGAAGACAACTATCATGCGCAAGCGCTTTATAACTCACTGGGTTATAAAAAAAGTGGCGATTATCATAATTATTTTTTGAGCCTATCTTAA
- a CDS encoding VOC family protein, producing the protein MDICRTGIILNTKNYEQCVLFYQTLFDLELLFQETDGDFKLSCFDFLGSYLMIETGGVAQPNEKSIEQSATKFRFNVSNIDDALAKIKSLGISVQINRNSWGTTINICDPDGNRVGIRDEATFIEQLTL; encoded by the coding sequence ATGGATATTTGCCGAACTGGAATTATTTTAAACACGAAAAATTATGAGCAATGCGTATTATTTTATCAAACGTTGTTTGACCTCGAGCTGCTATTTCAAGAAACCGATGGTGATTTTAAACTCAGCTGTTTTGATTTTCTCGGTTCATATTTAATGATCGAAACCGGCGGTGTGGCACAACCAAATGAAAAATCGATCGAGCAAAGCGCGACAAAATTCCGGTTTAACGTTTCAAATATTGATGATGCGTTAGCTAAAATCAAGTCGCTTGGAATTTCAGTACAAATTAACAGAAATAGCTGGGGAACAACGATCAATATTTGTGATCCTGATGGCAATCGAGTTGGGATTAGAGATGAAGCAACGTTTATTGAGCAACTCACGCTCTAA